AGATCTCAAatctatattttcaataataagcctttattaaatataaaaaataaaaaaatacatcaaTAAGGATTAAATTAATGAAACGAACTAACGACATTGATAATTTATACAATGGGaaaattaagttttttaataataaaaaaggcTATGGATTTATTATTTGCGACCAGATCGAACAGGATATTTTCTTTCATTTTACTTCTATCAATAATTTACATAATGAATTGTATATAATGACAGATATGATTTTGACATTTCATTTAATGAAAGGAGCGAAAGGCTTTTACGCTAAGAATATCGATTTTGTGGAGTCTGATAAGAACAAACAAGCgacatattataaaaaatttattctattTCTCGGCGGAGTAATAAATgacgaaataaaaaataaaaaaaattaatataaatgaatttGTATCATCTAAACACATGTAAAGTCTAAAATGCCCtgatttcttttttatatgtaattgttatttttagttTCGTATCTGCAAGTCTTTACTGATGTAATGatgattaaaaataacttttagacataaaaaaaagtcgTATTAAGAGCGCGAAAAAAGAGCCACAAGAATTATGACTAGATAAGTATGtatatataagaaattCTTGGGGAAACATTAACAAAGCAATTAATGTCCAAAAAACTActcttaaaattataacaaCAATATGTAAGATACAATAACGCTTCATaagttaaataaaaaactgtTATGCTTGAAAAGGAACTACAATAATTTCTACAACAATGTGCGTCATATTTATGTCATAGATATGTAAACTTGTTATGTATTAGTTATGTAATCCAAAATAAAGGAAATAAACCtatctaaatataatatattcgAGGTCGACAATACCATtaccaaaaaaaacataaaattaaaattgattattaaatcatcaaatttattacttctttttaattgtgataaattaatattaccGAAACttaattgaatttttatcaataaaaaatattctaacCAATTTTATATCCTATAAATGAGATATTAAACACGgctttatatttaataatatacaaTAAACCAGAAACTATTCATTAAAAACcaagaaataaatcttAACTAAGATGATTTTgagattaaaaaacaaaaaagtaataaaaCGCACGtagaaaagaaattattcgtaagaaaaatattatccgaaagtaaatttttaaattagaaaaatatttacatttcagaattttaaaaacatatacgatttctaaaaaaatatttaaaaggaAAACAATATATGTTTTGACTCAAACCATACAGACTTTATGTATAAgtcgattttttttgtaccTGAGATGGCATGGTAAACAATTAATCGACAAAACAAATGTTAGGGTTAAGTGGACAAATTCAAGCTGAttcaaaatatagaaatttaaaacgaTACATAAAGTGCCGGAAGGCTTGAATATTGtaagttaaaaaacatgCGTCAACTTTAATAcgcatttaaaaaatcgaaAGACAGGTTTAACGAAACATCTAGTGCAGCATTAAGCCAATACAAATTAATGTAACATTGATCTTAAAACTAAACCATCCAATATCATTCTAATTTCACAGTATACGCTGCTTTCTTGGTATCAATCTTAAACTTCTTCTAAATATCCATGTTGTACTGTCGAATAGACCTTCCCATAGTATCAAGCCCATTATGTTTGACATAGTTAGGCTTTACAAAGTCATTTTCACAATATCATGGGCCTTTTTATGGTTCTGATATGACTTATTGGTGCGTGCGCAGTGGAAATTAGTTATATTTACATCTCTTATTCAATTGTAAGTcgtatttatgtttttttaccGTATCTGCCTCATGCAGATTtcttaaatcaaaaatttttaagcaTTTATGGTACTTCTCATTACAAGTAATATGTCCTGCTTAttatactttatttttatacttgCTTCCGTCGACTTGTATCTGAATTTGTTCTTGAGCTATACACTTTGGCCGAGTTGTCTCTGATTCTTTTAGCGTAGGATCATCCTTTCGTCTTACACAACTGTAATTTGAGCGCACAGTGCCGCCTCATAAAATCATTTGCAAGCATACAATCACACTGAGTAGCCATATGTTTACTATATTTTTGGTTTATACAATGAACTAAGTATATTCTTGTAATGTACCAAGTGAATAGTTTGATTTTACATTAGAAACATACAAGCtgatgttttattttaaaaaatttttaatattaccGTATGCCTTCTGAGGAAGAATTCTTGAACAtcttaaagaaaaaagagcCAGTAAAACTAACGTATGACAGCccatttaaaatcaaatacttttttctaaaacGCTCTGACCTACAAATTTACTTAAAATCTAGACTTGATAGTTCAAAAACAAGCTTCAAAGATCTTTTGAAAAAAGATTTCAAGCCAGCCAATTCTCAATGTAAAGAATCTTTCTACACATATGGAATGATTTATGTCAATTCAGAAAAAGACTTGTACATTTATAATGACAAATTGACAGTTAAACTAAATTTCGAATTTTTTAGACGTTATTCTTTATTCAACGGCCAACTTGTGGCCATCAAAGGTAAAAACTTTGGGAACAACGAATTAATGGTAGAAAATGTGCACTGTATGCCTTGTTTAGATTACGAAGAAACAAAATCTAATTTAAACTgtacaattaaaattattggCCAACCatcagaaaaaataaattataaaagtgATATTGTCATTTTTATAGGATGTGATGTACCAGAAAACTTGAAGAAAGACAACTCGGCTGCTTACATTTTACACATTCCTACTATGGAAGAACAAGATTGTATAGAAATGTATCCTATGAATCCAAAAccaaatgataaaaatatttgtgtTTCATTAAATAATCCTTGTTcgtttaaaataaatgaaaagcTTTTTTGTGTTAACACGCTGAAAGTTCTTGACTTGTTAAATGACATGGAAATAGtggaaaatgaaaatattccCAAAAATGATCCTTGTGGAgatttacttttttctgaagataaaatacaaaGATTGTGCTATCACCTGATTTTTCAAAGATCTTTTTTGCCGATTTTAGACGTCAAAAAAGTCAAGTATGATTTCTCATGTCTTCATATGCCCGTGGCTccagatttttatataattcgCTCTGACCTATTTGATCCTTTTTGTAGAGACGTAGGGCCTACTaaagttataaatattggtactaaatttaattgggatataaatatttctggaaaaacaacaaaaatggatttattaaattaaaatttaatttttaaaaatataaattttttttatatttattttagttgagtaaaaatttttatttgttatatttaacttaaaaattacaGTATTTCATACAAAATTCAactaagtttttttttttattttttatatttttttgggTGGTCTTCTTTCTTTCCTTCCTTTTCAAATTtgatttcttcttttactttcaataaatgtttttctaaaatatcttCATATTGTTTAAATTGTTCATCGTACGGCAATAACCCcaattttctatttaaatgtttttcaAGTATTTGAAATTGTGGTACGTCATATTGTGTAACTAAAGTGACAGACATGCCGTTTTTGCCGGCTCGCGCTGTTCTTCCCACTCTGTGGACataatctttattattttgtgGTAAATCGAAATTTATTACAACGTCAACATCGCAAACATCTAAGCCTCTACTTCCGACATCTGTAATAATTAGgacattatatttattttttatataccCGTCTATTATTTCATTACGCTTTTGTTGTTCTTGGTCGCCATTAAGTGCCTCGTTGTCAATATTCATCATTTTCATTAACTTTGATATGAGCGTAGTTGTAGATTtcatatttacaaaaataataatttttaaatcttttttagtAGCAAgaaatgaatataaaaaacactCTTTGTATTTTCTaggaacaaaaaaatacgattcttctaatttttcgactttttcttcaatagcaaaatttatttctttaaaatttttacaaatttctAGAGATTTTCGCTGTAAATTTTCAGTTATAGTAGCCGTAAAAAGCAatatttgtcttttttttcttaaattactaaaaatatgttcCGTCTCAGTTACAAAATCttcttcaaaaaatttatctgcTTCGTCCAAAACAAGAACTCTAAATCTGTTCAGATGCAAATTTTGAcctattttaaatattcgaCCCGGTGTTCCGATAACAATATGAGGATGAGATTTCAGTCTAGAAATCTGATCTTCGATTTTTTCTCCACCAATTAAAACTTCACTTCGAACatttaaagaattaaaaattttgactgTTTTATCAATTTGCATTGCGAGTTCCCGTGTTGGCGTGACTATCAAACagtaaaaagttttattagCTTGTAGAAGATTATGAATAATTGGTACAAGAAAAGCAAGAGTTTTACCAGTTCCAGTTTGAGATATTCCTAACATATCATGGCCATTTATAATCAAAGGTATAGATTTCGCTTGTATAGGAGTCATAAAacacatatttttatcttttaaaatttttacgaTTTGTCTGTCGATTTTTTTGTCTTCAAAATTCATAAAACGggtcaaaaaaaatttatttttattttttttataaaacatctCCTTCTTCGTGTGCACTGGCTTCTGAATCTTCATCATCTTCACCAGTAATTTTATAGTCTCCATCTTCAGAGCTTCTTCCGTCTTCCTCTTCTTCTTCCGAGTCCCATTCCAGAtcagaaatattttctttatcaaTTTCTTCTACGTCTAATTTCTCGTTAAACTGGAAGTATTCGCAGATTTCAGGAGGCATCAATTCAGAATacaaatagttttttactGTTTCTTTATTGACAAGTACTGATTCGTTATATTTATCAGAAAATCGTTCTATATCTTTTTCCACTggtaaatttatagaatattTCCTTAAATAAGTTTTGATTTTCCGTTCTGTGTCTACAATATTTCCATTTGGTTCTGGAAATTCGTAAGACAATTCAGAAGATTTTGACTTTTCCATTAAAAggcttaaaaaattttaacattttattttttttgatctgCTAGAGATTGTCTTATAGCTTCTGCTAATTCTGGATCTTCTTCCTCTTCGTTCTCGTTTATTAAGCCGTAGATATTATTGTAATCGTCTTGAGGCGACACTCTGAcaactttaaaattaaaacagtCAATTTCATTACTCATAGATTCAAAATAGCACAGTCCTTCTCCGAAACACACCACAGTCACATTTATTCCACAAGTTAAGAGTTCGAAAATCTTTCCATACATTTGATCTTCTTTAGATTGTTCAATTTTGGtaccaataaaaaaaattaaatttttattattaatttctctTTGTTTAAAAGCGTTGATGCTTTGGCTTAAAGGCCTGACATAGTCGggatttttatacaaaccacatttgtttaaaaatgtgTACAAATAGTCTCTTTGTTTTGTCGGCGTAATCAAGTCATTATATTGCTCTTGACAAACAGGAATAATCCCGACCATGGATTCAGAGTccaaatcaaattttttatttatcaaagATTGAATAAATTCCTTTTGTAAAATGCTTCTACTAGGCAGATAGTCTTGATTCTGAGAAGACAACCCGTTGTCGTAAATTACAATTGTAATGCTAGGCATTTTGGGGTAAacaaaaagtaaaaaaataagttaagaatttatttatcgACTTggtttttctttctttccTTTAAAAAGTGCCAATAAAGAAACATTCTGGACTTTTACTACTTTATAAGATATTCCTGGAATATCTCCACAAGAATGTCCTTTCTTACCAAATCCTTCTACCACAACTTCGTCATTAAGTTCAATGTAATTCAGAGACCCGTCATGTGGCACAAAAGCAGAAATTTTCTTGCCAGTTTTGATCAACTGAATCTTGACGATTTTTCTTACAGCCGAATTTGGCTGTTTAGCTTCTACACCAGTTTTTTCTAGTACAATACCCTTGGCTTGTGGTCCATTACCAATCTTAGAGTGCTTGTATTTTGTACCAAGAATCTTCTTCCTGTAATACGGGTCCGATCTTCTTTTTACTTTGCgcgattttattaaatcatttGCTGCAAATAAGCCGTTCATTgggggcaaaaaaaatcgaaataaaaattgcatGAATTTTTAGACCATGTCAAGAAAAGAACTAGAAGGATGTATGAAAGACATACAGAAATATATAGAGGATACACGGACACCAAAAGAGAGAAATAACTTATTAAAGAGGAAAATTGTACATCTTGGAGCGACTGTTAAGAAGACGACtttgaattttaaacatataaaaatgttgaaagaacacaaaaaaataaaaaaagaaaataatcaagaaaaattaagagCAGCAGGAGTTTTTAAGAAACATAAAAAGcgaagaaattaaatttacttgtttttttacatttgttttatttatagaattaatttccttaaataataaatatcgcttcttttaaatgttGATTAcgctttttttaaataacaaatttGCTTAATTTGAATAGCTAATAAACTTGCCCCTTATGGAAATACGTGAACATTACAATAATCTTAAGAGGAAATCTCATGTAAGACACGACTCTGAGACTGCTAATATTcgttatattaataatttcattaaaGCAATTTTAATTCGTTATTATGTCCGTCCCAAAATGTCAATTTTAGATTTGGGCTGCGGCCGAGGCGGagacttaaaaaaattttcagcTTCAAATATTTCTGAATATTACGGCCTCGATATTTCCGAAGCATCTGTTTATGACGCAAGATTGCGACACAATTGTGGATCTAGTGATTTCAGATGTTATTTTGATTCTCTAGATGTTTACAATactgtttttaatttaaaaaaagaatttgatACAATTTCTTGTCAGTTTAGCCTGCACTACGCCTTTTCCTCAGTAAAATCTTGCGAGATTACAGTCGGAAATATCAATAGACATTTGAAAATAGGTggttatttcatttttactGTTCCTaacaaagaagaaattttgcGTAGGtataaagaagataaattgaataataaattttttagaattcgGTATAGTGGAGAAGGAAatgaatattattttacattGACTGATTGTATAGATGATTGTATTGAATATTTCGTAGATATGAAGTTGTTGATAagtttatttgatttttttaatattagaCTTGTAAGAAGAGAATTATTTGATGAGTTTTATTCATCggcttataaatttaatagagAAATGGCAGTTAGAATGAAATGTGGAGATCTAAGTAAAGAAGATTTGGAGGTTATAAGTCTTTATGAGGTATGtgtatttaagaaattctaaaaaaaatacattagaaatttttaagattaaaaaaaattcattagaaatttttaagataaaaaaaattacatttaaaatttttaagattaaaaaaaatacattagAAATTTGCAAGATAAATTTGTAGGATTTAATTTCTAGAAGACATTggaaatttaaatttacaaatgtaaaaatttttaagaaaaaacataaaaattttttataaatttgtaggataaaaaaacctttttaacaataaatttgtaataaatctttataaatttgttaaaagttttcataataaaaaattttaagattaaacatatttatattgtactgttaattctaaatattattataaagaGATATTGCTCTTTATTcaattaaacattttattggTCTTTATCGCCTGAATTTTGAGCATCTTTCTTTTACTTCATTAAATGTCAGTTCCTCTTTTTTAGTACAAGAAATGTGTAGAGGAATTCTCATGTCTTTTATTAAAGTCAAGGCATTTGTACTGTAAGCCACTTtctctttaattttaagtgAGTCTGgaatataagaaattaGACAGAAAGTATTTTTCCACAAATctttatcataaaatacgaagtcataaattatataacaGGGCGAATTAGCCTTTACAATTTCCATACATTcttcaaatatttctttaagaatattttcttgATAATTGATAGTTAGTTCTCCTTTATAGTCTAAGCCTCCATTTTTTATGACCTTGTAAGTTACGGGGTCTAAGTTTGGAATATTGAAAACTGTGTACATGTTTGATCTTTTTCTTAAGCTTTCGACTTCTCGTTCTACGTCAGTGAAACCAGGGACATTCATAAGtagggtaaaaaaaataaagccAAAGACAAATGAGAATAACCAAAACAATATAACAATGTATATAACAATGTAGATATAACaatgtatattttaattataaaaatgtattaagatattataatataaataaatttataattcatTTATTGACCAATGATTTAGTTCATCAAATTTCGTAGTAAACCAATCAGTTTAAACCtccttttttaatataaaaaacaaataactTCTTGAAACATGGCCAGTCATGAAGACAAGAAATCTGGGAAAGTCGTCGTAGTAGGAGATGGCGCATGTGGTAAGACTTGTTTACTAGAAGTCTTCAGAAGAAACCAATTTCCTGCTTCTTATGTTCCAACTGTAGTCGACAATTTCGCCAAGGACGTCTTAATTCAAACCTCAAACGGAGAGCAGAAAATCGTCAACTTGGCCCTGTGGGATACCGCAGGCCAAGAAGATTATGACACGATAAGACCTTTATCTTACAGAGACACTGATCTAGTACTAATTTGTTATACTatagaaaacaaaaataaactgAGTAATATAAACAGGAAATGGTTAatggaaataaaaaattactgCCCTGGCGCGGGATTCTTTTTAATAGCCTTGAAAACTGATCTAAGAACTGACAAAGATCCGACGCTTGATAAAACTAATTTTGTGTCTGAACAAGATGGGAAAGATTTGGCAGTTTCAATAAAAGCGAGTAAATTCTTAGAATGTTCAGCCTTGACTGGGCAAAATGTAAATGAGACATTTGAAGAGGCGgcgaaatatatttttagtataaaaGAAGCGGAGTCTGTTGACAAAGGATGTGGGTGTTTTCCATgttgttaataaaaaaaatatgttgaattttatctttttacaaactctattgttttttttaaactctattgtttttttaatgtattaAACTAAtacttctatttttatttgatgtATTCAACTAATAACTCTAATATTGTTAGATTACATTAAACTTTACTTCTATCTTTAATGAAGTGTTTTATGTTGCTCAAATGGAGTCAGAGTTTGCGAAAATTGAAGTCGATCTGAagctaaaaattttaaaaaaaagatttttgatCAATAAGTggattttgtaaaaatcaattttaaaagttgaAAACATtgattaaatatttgaccacatttttttatttcccCATGTCTGATTCTTTCCAAAAAATCGAGAAAATTGGAGAAGGAACTTATGGCGTAGTTTATAAGGCTAAAGAAAGAAGAACAGGAAAAATTGttgctttaaaaaaaataagactAGAAAACGAATCAGAAGGAATTCCTCCTACCACTATCCGGGAAATATTACTTCTTAAAAATCTGAAACATTCTactattgtaaatttacaagatgtaatttacaataatgataaaatgtatttagTCTTCGAATTTATAGACATGGATCTTAGACAATATTTAGACAGTCTGTATAGTGACAGTATTCTTGTAAAACCAAATATCTTAAGGAAAATGTCTTTTCAACTTATAACAgccataaatttttgtcattctaaaaatatttttcatcgTGACCTTAAGCCACAAAATCTTCTTATTGATTCTAAAGGGAATCTAAAACTGGCGGATTTCGGGCTCGGCCGCCTGGCCAGTGTGCCGCTTAGAACTTACACGACTGAAGTGGTGACACTTTGGTACAGGCCGCCCGAGTTATTACTGGGTAGTAAGTATTATGACGCGTCAGTGGATGTATGGAGTGCAGGATGTATCATCTctgaaataatattattaagaCCGATTTTCGCAGGAGATTCTGAGATAGACcaactttttaaaatttttaaaatactagGAACTcctaataatataaaatggAAGAGCGTCGAGACTCTACCTAATTATCAGGAATCATTTCCTAAATATAACCCGGTCGATTTGGAAGACATATTGTCTACTGATTCAAATTTGATATCTCTTCTTagagaaatatttatttatgatcCAATAGAGCGAATTAGTGCACAGAAAGCTTTAgcttctaaatattttatgggGTTGGAACCCAtttatgaataaaaaattgttttctaatataaaatttttgggTGAAGGATACTTTAGACCCCCCCTTTGAAGcgcttcaatttttttttcgaaccccaaaattgaagtgcaaaaaaaaagaggagCAAGAAAGGgacaaaaatttcttatcactttaaacattaaaaataacaaataaatatatgcttttatacaaaaattaattttagatttagttataataatcatttGAAGTATTGTGTCTTTTTTCGcccttcttattttttcaattttttttaattgttggtttattattaaagtagattttcttcaaaaatctactttaataataaaccaacaattaaaattataaatattatttataaaagaaaatttaaataaatgttcaaCGATCTACACATATtgttaaatcaaaaaatttaatttaaatatgttaagttataaagaattatatagttttatggttataatctttttttaaattagatttcgtatacaaatatatatttatttggtatttttaCTGTTTGAAGATGCAAGTAATTTGAGTACTAATGATTGCTTctcctttattttgcacttcgtttttggggttcaaaattataaagtgAACACTCTCAGAGGGGAGCGTTTTTGTCCccaattctaaaaaatcagaaGGGCAAAATTAGCTTATTggtttatattattgtaaaaacttgtattaaaatataattgtgtgcataaatatatatttattttgtatttttaatgtttaaagtgataagaaatttttgtcCCTTTCTTGctcctctttttttttgcacttcaattttggggttcgaaaaaaaaattgaagcgCTTCAAAGGGGGGGGGTCTAAAGTACCCCACCtccaaaattttttacctaaaaaaacattattcaAAGTTAAATTGATTAGTACAATATCATCAgaatgaatttaatattgggtttttaaagaatttaaactACGGCGCGATATTCAACTTCTATATGTTAAATATTAgcttgtaaaaaaaagtaatttttttatgataaggCAAACAAAAAGTTacacaaattattttatataaacaaaggtttttaaaaacattaaattattttattttaagacAAAAGGCTTTGTACAATATCATCAGAATCAATTTTCATTAGATCATTATTAGTTTGACCTGTTcctaaaaataatacagGCGCGTGACTAGAAAATGTCATATTCAATATTTGTCCAATTTTATCATCCACTGTATCAACTTTGGTCAAAATTATACTGTCAATTTTCCTATTAGCATTTCCTTTTTCAATaaacttattaaattcTCTTATATGATCAAGACTGTCTGCTCCTACCAAGGCTTCTCCTACATAGACAATATAATCTGGTACATTGACTTTTATAAGCTTAGACAAACTGTCCATTAGTGTCGATTTATTGTGCATCCTACCAGCAGTGTCTATTAAAATTAcatcatatttttcattagtGGCTATTTGTACAGCCGTGCGTGCAACTGACGCGTCATCTTTCCCGTATCCTTTTTCATAAAACCCGACATTGTGTCCACTTCCTCTAAACCTGTCAACATGGACTTTTAATTGTTCAACTGCGCCTGCTCTAAAAGTATCACAAGCTGCTATATAAACTTTCAAATCATTTTCTAATAACCAATAACAAATTTTAGCCAACGATGTACTTTTTCCTACACCATTGACACCTACAAAGCATATTGAAAATGGcgtatctttatttttaattttttttaaaaatttttcatgatCAACTGACggtattaatttttgtaaaacgTTAGacacatattttttaaatatgtcTGGCGTGACATATTCGATATTTTCATCTTTAAATTGATTAATTACACATTctgttaaaatttttgtagtATCGTAatctacatttttttttacaagatGCAATTccattttatctttaagtTCTTCAATATggattttatttgtaaaaaggTTAAaaccttttttaaaagtttttttactgACAGTTTCAATGATTTTCTGTTTTATAACAGAAGTAGTTGAATAATTAAGTTTTTGTTCTTCAGTTTcgatttcttttttttc
The DNA window shown above is from Vairimorpha necatrix chromosome 7, complete sequence and carries:
- a CDS encoding cold shock protein, whose protein sequence is MKRTNDIDNLYNGKIKFFNNKKGYGFIICDQIEQDIFFHFTSINNLHNELYIMTDMILTFHLMKGAKGFYAKNIDFVESDKNKQATYYKKFILFLGGVINDEIKNKKN
- a CDS encoding DNA polymerase alpha subunit B, which translates into the protein MPSEEEFLNILKKKEPVKLTYDSPFKIKYFFLKRSDLQIYLKSRLDSSKTSFKDLLKKDFKPANSQCKESFYTYGMIYVNSEKDLYIYNDKLTVKLNFEFFRRYSLFNGQLVAIKGKNFGNNELMVENVHCMPCLDYEETKSNLNCTIKIIGQPSEKINYKSDIVIFIGCDVPENLKKDNSAAYILHIPTMEEQDCIEMYPMNPKPNDKNICVSLNNPCSFKINEKLFCVNTLKVLDLLNDMEIVENENIPKNDPCGDLLFSEDKIQRLCYHLIFQRSFLPILDVKKVKYDFSCLHMPVAPDFYIIRSDLFDPFCRDVGPTKVINIGTKFNWDINISGKTTKMDLLN
- a CDS encoding ATP-dependent RNA helicase, which produces MNFEDKKIDRQIVKILKDKNMCFMTPIQAKSIPLIINGHDMLGISQTGTGKTLAFLVPIIHNLLQANKTFYCLIVTPTRELAMQIDKTVKIFNSLNVRSEVLIGGEKIEDQISRLKSHPHIVIGTPGRIFKIGQNLHLNRFRVLVLDEADKFFEEDFVTETEHIFSNLRKKRQILLFTATITENLQRKSLEICKNFKEINFAIEEKVEKLEESYFFVPRKYKECFLYSFLATKKDLKIIIFVNMKSTTTLISKLMKMMNIDNEALNGDQEQQKRNEIIDGYIKNKYNVLIITDVGSRGLDVCDVDVVINFDLPQNNKDYVHRVGRTARAGKNGMSVTLVTQYDVPQFQILEKHLNRKLGLLPYDEQFKQYEDILEKHLLKVKEEIKFEKEGKKEDHPKKYKK
- a CDS encoding proteasome subunit RPN10 (RPN10); amino-acid sequence: MPSITIVIYDNGLSSQNQDYLPSRSILQKEFIQSLINKKFDLDSESMVGIIPVCQEQYNDLITPTKQRDYLYTFLNKCGLYKNPDYVRPLSQSINAFKQREINNKNLIFFIGTKIEQSKEDQMYGKIFELLTCGINVTVVCFGEGLCYFESMSNEIDCFNFKVVRVSPQDDYNNIYGLINENEEEEDPELAEAIRQSLADQKK
- a CDS encoding ribosomal protein uS12 gives rise to the protein MNGLFAANDLIKSRKVKRRSDPYYRKKILGTKYKHSKIGNGPQAKGIVLEKTGVEAKQPNSAVRKIVKIQLIKTGKKISAFVPHDGSLNYIELNDEVVVEGFGKKGHSCGDIPGISYKVVKVQNVSLLALFKGKKEKPSR
- a CDS encoding mRNA cap guanine-N7 methyltransferase: MEIREHYNNLKRKSHVRHDSETANIRYINNFIKAILIRYYVRPKMSILDLGCGRGGDLKKFSASNISEYYGLDISEASVYDARLRHNCGSSDFRCYFDSLDVYNTVFNLKKEFDTISCQFSLHYAFSSVKSCEITVGNINRHLKIGGYFIFTVPNKEEILRRYKEDKLNNKFFRIRYSGEGNEYYFTLTDCIDDCIEYFVDMKLLISLFDFFNIRLVRRELFDEFYSSAYKFNREMAVRMKCGDLSKEDLEVISLYEVCVFKKF
- a CDS encoding putative ADF actin-binding protein, whose protein sequence is MNVPGFTDVEREVESLRKRSNMYTVFNIPNLDPVTYKVIKNGGLDYKGELTINYQENILKEIFEECMEIVKANSPCYIIYDFVFYDKDLWKNTFCLISYIPDSLKIKEKVAYSTNALTLIKDMRIPLHISCTKKEELTFNEVKERCSKFRR
- a CDS encoding Rho GTPase; this translates as MASHEDKKSGKVVVVGDGACGKTCLLEVFRRNQFPASYVPTVVDNFAKDVLIQTSNGEQKIVNLALWDTAGQEDYDTIRPLSYRDTDLVLICYTIENKNKLSNINRKWLMEIKNYCPGAGFFLIALKTDLRTDKDPTLDKTNFVSEQDGKDLAVSIKASKFLECSALTGQNVNETFEEAAKYIFSIKEAESVDKGCGCFPCC
- a CDS encoding cyclin-dependent kinase, which gives rise to MSDSFQKIEKIGEGTYGVVYKAKERRTGKIVALKKIRLENESEGIPPTTIREILLLKNLKHSTIVNLQDVIYNNDKMYLVFEFIDMDLRQYLDSLYSDSILVKPNILRKMSFQLITAINFCHSKNIFHRDLKPQNLLIDSKGNLKLADFGLGRLASVPLRTYTTEVVTLWYRPPELLLGSKYYDASVDVWSAGCIISEIILLRPIFAGDSEIDQLFKIFKILGTPNNIKWKSVETLPNYQESFPKYNPVDLEDILSTDSNLISLLREIFIYDPIERISAQKALASKYFMGLEPIYE
- a CDS encoding signal recognition particle receptor subunit alpha (SRPRA); this encodes MSYFVIFNTRGNILFEEGLQPNFLKNVILSIDTNSLVGTKTVRDEKVEYEIRGNIVYMSVGHTQQIHDLINKQKETKEVEKKEIETEEQKLNYSTTSVIKQKIIETVSKKTFKKGFNLFTNKIHIEELKDKMELHLVKKNVDYDTTKILTECVINQFKDENIEYVTPDIFKKYVSNVLQKLIPSVDHEKFLKKIKNKDTPFSICFVGVNGVGKSTSLAKICYWLLENDLKVYIAACDTFRAGAVEQLKVHVDRFRGSGHNVGFYEKGYGKDDASVARTAVQIATNEKYDVILIDTAGRMHNKSTLMDSLSKLIKVNVPDYIVYVGEALVGADSLDHIREFNKFIEKGNANRKIDSIILTKVDTVDDKIGQILNMTFSSHAPVLFLGTGQTNNDLMKIDSDDIVQSLLS